One region of Halohasta litchfieldiae genomic DNA includes:
- a CDS encoding amphi-Trp domain-containing protein, with translation MAEETLIEVEGSHDRATIASYFRQFADGLEADGSVTFSTGEDEVSLTVPETAEFEIEVERETEEEDDEAEYEIEFEVGWSTDEDEEAEAAILEIGGGSKSDTEGQQETIDEAVDEAEGGHEAAASDERAAHDDEGEAGSDAELESPDPPDGRSEVDAAEDDEGSRLTDTDTDSDEDR, from the coding sequence ATGGCCGAAGAAACACTGATCGAAGTCGAAGGATCGCACGACAGAGCAACGATTGCGTCGTACTTTCGGCAGTTCGCCGATGGGCTCGAAGCGGATGGCTCGGTCACGTTCAGCACCGGTGAGGACGAGGTGAGCCTGACTGTCCCCGAGACAGCCGAGTTTGAGATCGAAGTCGAGCGCGAGACCGAAGAGGAAGACGACGAAGCCGAGTACGAAATCGAGTTCGAAGTCGGCTGGTCGACCGACGAGGACGAAGAAGCCGAAGCAGCGATCCTCGAAATCGGCGGCGGAAGCAAAAGCGACACCGAGGGCCAACAGGAGACGATAGACGAGGCAGTCGACGAGGCCGAAGGTGGTCATGAAGCCGCAGCCAGTGACGAACGTGCGGCTCACGATGACGAGGGTGAAGCCGGCAGCGACGCGGAACTGGAGTCACCGGACCCACCCGACGGACGAAGCGAGGTCGACGCCGCCGAAGACGACGAAGGAAGTCGACTCACCGATACGGACACCGATTCCGACGAGGACCGTTAG
- the purD gene encoding phosphoribosylamine--glycine ligase, with product MSETVLLVGGGGREHAIAHALAPDCSLYAAASNRNPGIIRLADGFEKLDETDSEAIVDYAEDVEATLAIVGPESGLQAGVADALDEAGIYTFGPQAEEARIETDKAFQRRFMQDNDIPGCPIFETFDDMDAACDYIDDSEIDLAVKPAGLTGGKGVKVIGDQVDKEGAKEYIRSEDYDRVVLEERFVGEEFTLQAFVADGDLRTTPAVQDHKRAYEGDEGPNTGGMGSYSDTGFELPFMNDGDYEAAVDIMEATVEAMPEYKGILYGQFMLTSDGPKVIEYNARFGDPEAMNTLPVLDTPFIEVLTAARDGEELPELDFSGEATVCKYAVPAGYPTDPDSGAKITVDEDTVGEGLLFYASVDERDDGLYTTTSRSFAVVGLADSIDAAEEIADDALAAAGDGLRIRHDIGKADLVQQRVDHMAELRGDD from the coding sequence ATGAGCGAAACCGTACTTCTCGTCGGTGGCGGCGGCCGCGAACACGCCATTGCCCACGCGCTGGCCCCTGACTGTTCACTGTACGCGGCTGCGAGCAACCGCAACCCCGGAATAATTCGGCTCGCCGATGGGTTTGAGAAACTCGATGAGACCGACAGCGAAGCGATTGTCGACTACGCCGAGGACGTTGAGGCCACCCTCGCCATCGTCGGCCCCGAATCCGGCCTGCAGGCCGGTGTCGCCGATGCCCTCGATGAGGCCGGGATCTACACTTTCGGTCCACAGGCCGAAGAAGCCCGCATCGAGACCGACAAAGCGTTCCAGCGGCGGTTCATGCAGGACAACGACATTCCGGGCTGTCCGATCTTCGAGACGTTCGACGACATGGACGCGGCCTGCGATTACATCGACGACAGCGAGATCGATCTCGCGGTCAAACCCGCCGGACTGACCGGCGGCAAGGGCGTGAAAGTCATCGGCGATCAGGTCGACAAGGAGGGCGCGAAGGAGTACATTCGGAGCGAAGACTACGACCGGGTCGTCCTCGAAGAGCGATTCGTCGGCGAGGAGTTCACCCTACAGGCGTTCGTCGCCGACGGCGACCTTCGGACCACCCCAGCCGTTCAGGACCACAAGCGCGCCTACGAGGGCGACGAGGGACCGAACACCGGCGGGATGGGCAGCTACAGCGACACCGGCTTCGAACTGCCGTTTATGAACGACGGCGACTACGAGGCCGCCGTCGACATCATGGAGGCGACCGTCGAGGCGATGCCCGAATACAAGGGCATTCTCTACGGCCAGTTCATGCTGACGAGCGACGGGCCAAAAGTCATCGAGTACAACGCCCGCTTCGGTGATCCGGAGGCGATGAACACGCTGCCGGTCCTCGACACACCGTTCATCGAGGTGCTGACCGCGGCTCGTGATGGCGAGGAACTGCCCGAACTCGACTTTTCGGGTGAGGCGACTGTCTGCAAGTACGCCGTTCCGGCAGGCTACCCAACCGATCCGGATTCGGGTGCCAAAATCACGGTCGACGAAGACACGGTTGGCGAAGGGCTGCTGTTCTACGCAAGCGTCGACGAACGCGATGATGGCCTCTACACGACGACCTCTCGATCCTTCGCGGTCGTCGGGCTGGCTGACAGTATCGACGCCGCCGAAGAGATCGCTGACGACGCGCTGGCGGCGGCTGGCGACGGCCTCCGTATCCGGCACGACATCGGCAAGGCCGACCTCGTCCAGCAGCGTGTCGACCACATGGCCGAGCTTCGCGGCGACGACTGA
- the larC gene encoding nickel pincer cofactor biosynthesis protein LarC, translating into MRTLAFDGRLGASGDMLLGALLAVGADPTALDPVESALSVRYAVDSTIKNGISATTVDVLLTDGATAEHGHDTGHTHDESHDESHTHSHGDTDDGDDHDHSHDHGHNHDHGHSHDHDHTHAEGHGPHRSYREVVDIVDSMDLPESVKADALGAFRLLGEAEAAVHGEPLDDIQFHEVGADDAIADIVGVALLVDDLDVDRIVTTPLSVGGGHREMSHGTYPIPGPAVVEIAERADWSIQGGPIEAELLTPTGAAILAQLAEGVDTLPALSVDETGYGAGDHSFESHPNVLRATVGDGRSRLSRDSITVLETNLDDASPELLGGLQETLTAAGARDVSILPVTMKKSRPGHLVKVICKPEDAERIAHRLALETGTLGIREHGAGHRWTAERRFETVDLTVAGEQYTVDVKIASTTDGEVYDVSAEYDDAAAVASETGRPISEIMRRAETAVDVDR; encoded by the coding sequence ATGCGAACACTTGCGTTCGATGGTCGACTGGGTGCCAGCGGGGATATGCTCCTCGGGGCGCTGCTGGCGGTCGGTGCGGATCCAACTGCCCTCGACCCGGTCGAATCAGCACTTTCCGTCCGATATGCGGTCGATTCGACGATTAAAAACGGGATTTCGGCGACCACCGTCGACGTATTGCTGACTGACGGCGCGACAGCCGAGCACGGCCACGACACAGGACATACTCATGACGAGAGCCATGATGAGAGCCACACCCACAGCCACGGTGATACTGACGACGGTGATGATCACGACCACAGCCATGATCACGGCCACAACCATGATCACGGCCACAGCCATGATCACGACCACACTCACGCCGAAGGCCACGGCCCCCACCGAAGCTATCGTGAGGTCGTCGACATCGTCGATTCCATGGACCTCCCCGAATCGGTCAAAGCCGACGCGCTCGGTGCGTTTCGCCTGCTCGGCGAGGCCGAAGCCGCGGTTCACGGCGAGCCGCTCGACGACATCCAGTTCCACGAGGTCGGCGCGGACGACGCCATCGCCGATATCGTCGGTGTGGCACTGCTCGTCGACGATCTGGACGTCGACCGGATCGTCACCACGCCGCTGTCGGTCGGTGGCGGCCACCGCGAAATGAGTCACGGCACCTACCCGATTCCCGGTCCTGCGGTGGTCGAAATCGCCGAGCGTGCCGACTGGTCGATTCAGGGCGGTCCCATCGAGGCCGAACTCCTCACGCCGACCGGCGCGGCGATTCTCGCCCAACTCGCCGAGGGCGTCGACACTCTCCCCGCGCTCTCGGTCGACGAAACCGGCTATGGAGCCGGTGACCACTCCTTTGAGTCCCATCCCAACGTCCTCCGGGCGACCGTCGGCGACGGTAGGAGTCGACTGAGCCGCGATTCGATCACGGTCTTGGAAACGAATCTCGACGATGCCTCGCCGGAACTACTGGGCGGCTTGCAGGAAACACTGACCGCCGCGGGCGCACGCGATGTATCGATTCTTCCCGTGACGATGAAGAAATCTCGACCGGGCCACCTCGTGAAGGTGATCTGCAAGCCCGAAGACGCCGAGCGCATCGCCCACCGACTGGCGCTCGAAACCGGGACGCTCGGCATCCGCGAACACGGTGCGGGCCACCGCTGGACCGCAGAACGACGGTTCGAGACCGTCGACCTCACCGTTGCTGGCGAACAGTACACGGTCGACGTAAAAATAGCGAGCACGACCGACGGCGAGGTCTACGACGTGAGCGCGGAGTACGACGATGCCGCCGCCGTCGCCAGTGAAACAGGTCGACCGATCAGCGAGATCATGCGGCGGGCAGAAACTGCGGTCGACGTTGATCGGTGA
- a CDS encoding DUF7312 domain-containing protein yields MSQGPTAEPESEPAAESEDGEWRFSVDDVGPEADPEPPEPEPVEPESISLEHAVFVGLGIMLTVGIILTGL; encoded by the coding sequence ATGAGTCAGGGTCCGACAGCAGAACCCGAGTCCGAACCTGCAGCCGAATCCGAGGACGGCGAGTGGCGCTTTAGCGTCGACGATGTTGGCCCTGAGGCCGACCCCGAACCACCGGAGCCCGAACCGGTAGAACCCGAATCGATCTCGCTGGAACACGCCGTTTTCGTCGGTCTCGGAATCATGTTGACCGTTGGGATCATCCTCACGGGGCTGTAG
- the pyk gene encoding pyruvate kinase gives MRNAKIVCTLGPASDDAETIRSLADAGMSVARLNASHGSTDHRRTVIDRVRDVDDELTEPLAVMVDLKGPEVRTAEIDEPVMLETGSEVVFAKGDTSTPEFVGLTVSITECEPGDTILLDDGRIEAHVRRVDGEEVVAEIISGGKLQSRKGVNIPGVDLDIELITEGDERELELAADKQADFVAASFVRDGEDVYKIIDKLEEFGDADIPVIAKIERAGAVENLDSIISAADGVMVARGDLGVECPLEDVPVVQKRIIKKCVDAGVPVITATEMLESMIHSRRPTRAEASDVANAVLDGTDAVMLSGETAIGDHPVRVVETMADIVNGVEETDEYAESVEQRVPSAKDQSRTEALARSARYLARDIGASAVVAASESGYTARKTAKFRPQVPIVATTPNERVRRQLGLVWGVIPRSLEYQESVEHILEGSVQAALDANAAESGDTVVAISGLVSNIDQAQTTNMLKVHVAAEQIASGKQIVGGRVAGPLVRLTDGDLSDVPEGAILSLSTAFDGEFTGDIEKIGGIVDAREGMTGYPAVIARELGIPMLSGAIVPDRIAEGQTLSIDAERGVVFEGNVLRTPRR, from the coding sequence ATGAGAAACGCGAAAATCGTCTGTACGCTCGGCCCCGCATCGGATGACGCCGAAACCATCCGGTCGCTTGCCGACGCCGGGATGTCCGTTGCTCGTCTCAATGCTAGCCACGGTTCGACAGATCACCGTCGCACGGTCATCGACCGGGTACGGGACGTCGACGACGAACTGACAGAGCCACTGGCGGTCATGGTCGACCTCAAAGGCCCCGAGGTCCGAACCGCAGAGATCGACGAGCCGGTCATGCTCGAAACCGGCTCCGAAGTCGTCTTCGCCAAGGGCGACACCTCGACACCCGAGTTCGTCGGGCTCACCGTTTCGATCACCGAATGCGAACCCGGCGACACGATCCTCCTCGACGACGGCCGGATCGAGGCCCACGTCCGACGCGTCGACGGCGAGGAGGTCGTCGCCGAGATCATCTCCGGCGGCAAACTCCAGAGCCGTAAAGGCGTCAACATCCCCGGCGTCGACCTCGATATCGAACTCATCACCGAGGGCGACGAACGGGAACTCGAACTCGCCGCCGACAAGCAGGCCGATTTCGTCGCGGCCTCGTTCGTCCGCGACGGCGAGGACGTCTACAAAATCATCGACAAACTCGAAGAGTTCGGTGATGCGGATATCCCCGTGATTGCGAAAATCGAGCGTGCCGGTGCCGTCGAGAACCTCGATTCGATCATCAGCGCCGCCGACGGCGTGATGGTCGCCCGCGGCGATCTGGGTGTCGAGTGTCCGCTCGAAGACGTCCCAGTCGTCCAGAAACGCATTATCAAGAAGTGTGTCGACGCCGGTGTCCCGGTTATCACCGCCACCGAGATGCTGGAATCGATGATCCATTCGCGTCGACCAACGCGCGCGGAGGCCTCCGACGTGGCCAACGCCGTCCTCGACGGCACCGACGCAGTGATGCTCTCCGGCGAGACTGCCATCGGCGACCACCCTGTACGGGTTGTCGAAACGATGGCCGACATCGTCAACGGCGTCGAGGAAACCGACGAGTACGCCGAGAGCGTCGAACAGCGCGTCCCGAGTGCCAAAGACCAGTCACGAACCGAAGCACTGGCTCGCTCGGCCCGCTATCTCGCCCGTGATATCGGTGCATCGGCAGTCGTCGCCGCCAGCGAATCGGGGTATACGGCCCGCAAGACAGCCAAATTCCGACCACAGGTCCCAATCGTCGCCACGACACCCAACGAGCGGGTTCGTCGACAGCTCGGACTCGTCTGGGGTGTCATTCCACGATCCCTCGAGTATCAAGAGAGTGTCGAGCATATCCTCGAAGGCAGCGTGCAGGCCGCCCTCGACGCCAATGCGGCCGAAAGTGGGGATACAGTGGTGGCCATCTCGGGGCTCGTTTCGAACATCGATCAGGCCCAGACGACCAATATGCTGAAGGTCCACGTCGCCGCCGAGCAGATCGCCAGCGGCAAACAGATCGTCGGCGGTCGCGTCGCTGGCCCACTCGTCCGACTGACAGATGGCGACCTCTCGGACGTTCCCGAGGGTGCGATCCTCTCGCTGTCGACGGCGTTCGACGGCGAGTTCACAGGTGATATCGAGAAGATCGGCGGCATCGTCGACGCCCGCGAAGGGATGACCGGCTACCCGGCTGTGATCGCCCGCGAACTCGGGATTCCGATGCTCAGCGGTGCGATCGTCCCCGACCGGATCGCCGAGGGACAGACACTCAGCATCGACGCCGAACGCGGTGTCGTCTTCGAGGGGAACGTCCTCCGAACCCCCAGACGCTAA
- a CDS encoding DUF7527 domain-containing protein, whose amino-acid sequence MDREIVDAVTEWESHPFSGGYEGLHGLADREFSGAVTAGTAWAFMLNGRLIGIDEGSLSSFAETDGTAYEAPSPALPLLYAMRSRSEKQAQYYTNKKTISEADATLSSGSFTGYIELSENVLSGDYYTVYYGGKSMSVAFVGNSRQLLTDEEAFERADDEVGIYTVYASDLEVIDIPEPVGGSDDPSTADSDVSAEESEDDESTEDDAVSDTDTVDSVTPTPKTTGSETETTASDRPTASNGSTAGSESANAPSTPETNGDRGVSRPSPTAGSSTTASESSAPESSTASTEASTATTESTDPKTDEDVFSNEAEWRNAKTIPSLDPSSDPEQGGTQSTQRSASQTARRKSKSKSEGQLSRKQLQKRLKRAEQVMQKAEEQHEKLVTERDSAQAERDKARKELETVRTKLSEAEAEIDRLESQLESDTTVDVGGMSTGSQSMSTSEALEGTNLLVRYASKGDATLEDAISGEASQDEVMTNLRIEPHTTFESEGVSVDGTPFETFLEGRIELAFVRWLVEEFLFDIQQTGNQTDLARIYEAIPTINRAELRGSISLGTDEEDDPVEATFDLVVRDKRDQPVFVADFNESKQPVGGGMVNTLVRDGSEIIQREESFAGAFAVTTSYYKGEALDAAADATGGGLLSASRGKSFVYISRKQGFHLCLVEKLGDTFDLHVPEL is encoded by the coding sequence ATGGATCGCGAGATAGTCGACGCCGTAACCGAGTGGGAGTCACACCCATTCAGCGGTGGCTACGAGGGACTTCACGGGCTTGCCGACCGCGAGTTTTCGGGCGCGGTAACGGCGGGCACGGCATGGGCGTTCATGCTCAACGGGCGACTCATCGGTATCGATGAGGGGTCGCTGTCGTCGTTTGCCGAAACCGACGGCACGGCATACGAGGCTCCGTCCCCCGCATTGCCGTTGCTGTACGCAATGCGGAGTCGGAGCGAAAAGCAAGCCCAGTACTACACGAATAAAAAGACGATCTCCGAGGCGGACGCGACGCTTTCGTCGGGTAGTTTCACGGGCTATATCGAACTCTCGGAGAACGTGCTGTCGGGCGACTACTACACGGTCTACTACGGTGGGAAATCGATGAGTGTCGCCTTCGTTGGAAACAGTCGACAGCTGCTGACCGACGAGGAGGCCTTCGAGCGCGCCGACGACGAGGTCGGCATTTACACCGTCTATGCATCCGATCTGGAAGTCATCGATATCCCGGAACCTGTTGGCGGTAGTGACGATCCATCGACCGCAGACAGTGATGTCTCGGCCGAGGAGAGTGAGGACGACGAGTCGACCGAAGACGACGCTGTCAGCGACACCGACACAGTCGACTCGGTGACACCAACCCCAAAAACGACCGGGAGTGAAACAGAGACCACAGCTAGCGACAGGCCGACGGCCAGCAACGGATCGACGGCTGGCAGTGAGTCGGCGAACGCGCCGTCGACGCCGGAAACGAACGGTGATCGGGGTGTGTCACGACCCTCGCCGACAGCAGGCTCCTCGACCACAGCCAGCGAATCATCGGCTCCGGAGTCATCGACTGCATCGACAGAGGCGTCGACCGCAACCACGGAGTCGACTGATCCGAAGACGGACGAAGACGTGTTTAGCAACGAGGCGGAGTGGCGCAATGCGAAGACGATTCCGTCGCTCGATCCGAGTAGCGATCCCGAGCAGGGGGGAACGCAGTCGACCCAACGGTCGGCATCGCAGACCGCACGGCGGAAATCGAAATCGAAATCGGAGGGACAGCTCTCCCGAAAACAGTTACAGAAGCGGCTCAAGCGTGCCGAACAGGTGATGCAGAAGGCCGAAGAGCAACACGAGAAACTGGTTACAGAACGCGACAGCGCTCAGGCCGAACGCGACAAGGCCCGCAAGGAGCTTGAGACCGTCCGAACCAAGCTCTCGGAGGCCGAAGCCGAGATCGATCGGCTCGAATCCCAACTGGAGTCGGACACGACCGTCGACGTGGGTGGGATGTCGACCGGGAGCCAGTCGATGAGTACGTCCGAAGCCCTAGAGGGCACGAATCTCCTCGTGCGGTACGCCTCGAAAGGAGACGCCACGCTGGAAGACGCTATTTCCGGGGAAGCGAGCCAAGACGAAGTCATGACCAACCTCCGGATCGAGCCGCATACGACCTTCGAAAGCGAGGGTGTGAGCGTCGACGGCACCCCCTTCGAGACGTTCCTAGAGGGCCGGATCGAACTCGCGTTCGTCCGGTGGCTCGTCGAGGAGTTCCTGTTCGACATCCAGCAGACGGGCAACCAGACCGATCTCGCCCGGATCTACGAGGCGATTCCGACGATCAACCGGGCCGAACTCCGCGGCAGTATCTCGCTCGGTACTGACGAGGAAGACGACCCAGTCGAGGCCACCTTCGATCTTGTCGTCCGCGACAAACGGGACCAGCCGGTGTTCGTCGCTGATTTCAATGAATCCAAGCAGCCCGTCGGCGGCGGCATGGTGAACACACTCGTCCGAGACGGCAGCGAGATCATTCAACGCGAAGAGAGCTTTGCCGGCGCGTTCGCAGTGACGACGAGCTACTACAAGGGCGAGGCGCTGGATGCTGCGGCCGACGCGACCGGTGGCGGCCTGCTGAGCGCGAGCCGTGGCAAAAGCTTCGTCTACATCTCCCGAAAACAGGGGTTCCATCTCTGTCTGGTCGAAAAACTCGGCGACACGTTCGATCTCCACGTCCCGGAACTGTAG
- a CDS encoding acyltransferase has protein sequence MSSPQADSERRHDRLERHPTTGQRNSLWSWPEAKSPLRIVSNYLVVWLIRLSPSLRLKNWLASRLGVTVGEGVSWGLESTPDVFWPERITVNDHAIIGYDATILCHEFLQDEYRVGDVVIGERAMIGAGAVILPGVEIGEEAQIAANSLVAHDVPAGETVAGVPAKIVDRQHDEASTDPDSVDE, from the coding sequence GTGAGTTCCCCACAGGCCGACAGCGAGCGTCGACACGACCGACTCGAACGCCATCCGACCACCGGCCAGCGCAACTCGCTGTGGTCGTGGCCCGAGGCCAAGTCGCCGCTCCGGATCGTCAGCAACTATCTGGTCGTCTGGCTGATTCGCCTCTCGCCGAGCCTCCGACTCAAAAACTGGCTGGCGAGTCGACTCGGAGTGACCGTCGGCGAGGGCGTCTCGTGGGGCCTTGAGTCGACGCCCGACGTGTTTTGGCCCGAACGCATTACGGTCAACGACCACGCAATCATCGGCTACGACGCCACCATTCTTTGCCACGAATTTTTGCAGGACGAGTACCGCGTGGGTGACGTCGTTATCGGCGAGCGAGCGATGATCGGAGCCGGGGCAGTCATTTTGCCGGGCGTCGAGATCGGCGAGGAGGCCCAGATCGCGGCGAACTCACTGGTGGCCCACGATGTTCCCGCTGGCGAGACGGTTGCGGGAGTTCCAGCGAAGATAGTCGACCGACAGCATGACGAGGCGTCGACCGATCCCGACTCTGTCGACGAGTAA
- a CDS encoding cytochrome c oxidase subunit 3: protein MSTETEEGHDDHHHHLPAVEDWPRGFGEASWWPFVTAMGGAGIYIGVALWIVADLVHPLAGPAVVAGSVGLFLTGIYGWLYHAFITKFWTRDTTEHGISSLRWGMIAFLGSELATFGAIFGYYFYFRAGSGEWTLPATTPDLVSSLILANTAILVASSFTLHWAHVAIRSDDRTNFLRGMGLTLLLGVVFLGGQALEYFEFIIHEGFTLSEGIYGSAFFGLTGLHGLHVMLGVVFLSIVFVRGLYGQYSAERHLSVSTASMYWHFVDVVWIFLVVVLYLGTGQA, encoded by the coding sequence ATGAGTACCGAAACGGAGGAGGGACACGACGACCATCACCATCATCTCCCGGCGGTCGAAGACTGGCCGCGCGGCTTCGGTGAGGCGAGTTGGTGGCCGTTCGTGACGGCTATGGGTGGCGCAGGCATTTATATCGGTGTCGCACTCTGGATCGTCGCCGATCTCGTACATCCGCTGGCTGGCCCAGCGGTCGTCGCTGGCAGTGTCGGCCTGTTTCTGACGGGGATCTACGGCTGGCTCTACCACGCCTTCATCACGAAGTTCTGGACGCGAGACACCACCGAACACGGGATCTCATCGCTCCGTTGGGGGATGATCGCGTTTTTGGGATCGGAGCTGGCGACGTTCGGTGCCATTTTCGGCTACTACTTCTACTTCCGTGCGGGCAGCGGTGAGTGGACGCTTCCAGCCACAACGCCCGACCTCGTGAGTTCGCTGATTTTGGCAAACACCGCCATCTTGGTCGCCTCGTCGTTCACGCTCCACTGGGCCCACGTCGCCATCCGGAGCGATGACCGAACCAACTTCCTCCGCGGGATGGGCCTGACCCTCCTGTTGGGCGTGGTCTTCCTCGGCGGCCAGGCACTGGAGTACTTCGAGTTCATCATTCACGAGGGCTTTACCCTCTCGGAGGGAATCTACGGCTCGGCGTTCTTCGGGCTGACCGGTCTCCACGGTCTTCACGTCATGCTCGGGGTCGTCTTCCTCAGCATCGTCTTCGTCCGTGGTCTCTACGGCCAGTACTCCGCCGAACGGCATCTCTCGGTGAGTACGGCCTCGATGTACTGGCACTTTGTCGACGTCGTCTGGATCTTCCTCGTCGTCGTCCTCTACCTCGGCACTGGCCAAGCGTAG
- a CDS encoding adenylosuccinate synthase, with protein MTVTIVGSQLGDEGKGALVDIWGGDADVVVRYQGGDNAGHTVVRDGNEYKLSLVPSGAVRGKVGILGNGCVVNPETLFDELDTLREKGLDPDVRIARRAHAILPYHRVLDGIEEEVKSDSDLAAGTTKRGIGPTYEDKAGRRGIRIGDMLDPEVLRDRLEYVVPQKRDLAEEIYGLDIENSEHADAFDVEALFETYNEYGQRFREESMTVNCGDFLGKSLDDGEELLFEGAQGTSIDIDHGIYPYVTSSNPTAGGASVGTGVGPTVIGQGEVVGIVKAYLSRVGTGPLPTELDGNDTEEELADFIREKGGEFGTVTGRPRRIGWLDIPMLRHAARANGFTGIAVNHIDVLAGLDEVKVGHAYELDGEEIKTMPATTERWGDCEPVLKSFEPWPEVDWADVAEEGYEAIPANAREYLEYVSEEVGAPIYAIGVGPGREETVVRANPFGSQ; from the coding sequence ATGACCGTAACTATCGTCGGCTCCCAGTTGGGCGACGAGGGCAAGGGCGCTCTCGTCGACATCTGGGGTGGCGACGCCGACGTCGTCGTCCGGTATCAGGGCGGCGACAACGCCGGCCACACTGTCGTTCGAGACGGCAACGAGTACAAACTTTCTTTGGTCCCCAGCGGTGCCGTCCGTGGCAAAGTCGGGATTCTTGGCAACGGCTGTGTTGTCAACCCCGAGACCCTCTTCGACGAGCTCGACACGCTTCGTGAGAAAGGACTCGACCCCGACGTGCGGATCGCCCGCCGGGCCCACGCGATCCTCCCATATCACCGTGTTCTCGACGGCATCGAAGAGGAAGTCAAAAGCGACTCGGATCTCGCCGCCGGAACCACCAAACGGGGAATTGGCCCAACCTACGAGGACAAGGCCGGTCGACGCGGCATTCGCATCGGCGACATGCTTGACCCCGAAGTCCTTCGGGACCGTCTCGAATACGTCGTCCCGCAGAAACGGGATCTCGCCGAGGAGATCTACGGCCTCGACATCGAGAACTCCGAACACGCCGACGCCTTCGACGTTGAGGCGCTGTTCGAGACCTACAACGAGTACGGCCAGCGGTTCCGTGAGGAATCGATGACGGTCAACTGTGGGGATTTCCTCGGCAAGAGCCTCGACGACGGCGAGGAACTGCTGTTCGAGGGCGCACAGGGGACCTCTATCGACATCGACCACGGTATCTACCCCTACGTCACCTCCTCGAACCCAACCGCTGGCGGGGCATCCGTCGGCACCGGTGTCGGTCCGACCGTCATCGGCCAAGGTGAGGTCGTCGGCATCGTCAAGGCCTATCTCTCGCGTGTCGGCACTGGCCCGCTCCCGACCGAACTCGACGGTAACGACACCGAAGAAGAACTAGCTGACTTCATCCGCGAGAAAGGCGGCGAGTTCGGCACCGTGACCGGTCGACCGCGCCGGATCGGCTGGCTCGATATCCCGATGCTTCGGCACGCCGCTCGCGCAAACGGCTTTACTGGGATCGCTGTCAACCACATCGACGTACTGGCTGGTTTGGACGAGGTCAAAGTCGGCCACGCCTACGAACTCGACGGCGAGGAGATCAAAACGATGCCCGCGACCACCGAACGCTGGGGCGACTGTGAGCCAGTGCTCAAATCCTTCGAGCCATGGCCGGAAGTCGACTGGGCCGACGTGGCTGAAGAGGGGTACGAGGCGATTCCGGCCAACGCCCGCGAATATCTCGAATACGTCAGCGAGGAAGTCGGTGCACCGATCTATGCGATTGGTGTCGGCCCGGGCCGCGAAGAGACGGTCGTTCGGGCCAACCCCTTCGGCTCGCAGTAA
- the radB gene encoding DNA repair and recombination protein RadB, with translation MAAVTGDRGAFALTSQLLTVSEPVSTGCGALDSLLGGGFERGTVTQLYGPPAAGKTNVALSAAVGVATDGGKALYIDTEGLSVDRFQQLIEANSEEPVEHVASRLIITDAVDFDEQQEAVRDAAEFAEEVDLMVLDSATGFYRLQRGEDAEGGDSLRAVARQVTQLLSLARKHDIAVVITNQVYSDPDTDQTRALGGHTLEHWTGVVVRLDRFRGGNRRATLEKHRAKAAGEKATFKITDSGLVSGDAP, from the coding sequence ATAGCAGCTGTCACGGGAGACCGAGGGGCTTTTGCGCTGACCAGTCAATTGCTGACTGTGAGCGAGCCAGTTTCGACCGGCTGTGGGGCACTCGATTCGCTGTTGGGCGGCGGCTTCGAGCGGGGAACGGTTACCCAGCTCTATGGGCCGCCAGCAGCGGGGAAAACCAACGTCGCGCTGTCGGCGGCGGTGGGTGTCGCTACTGACGGCGGGAAAGCGCTCTACATCGACACGGAGGGTCTCTCGGTCGACCGATTCCAGCAACTGATCGAGGCCAACTCCGAGGAACCGGTCGAACACGTCGCCTCACGGCTCATCATCACTGACGCAGTGGATTTCGACGAACAACAGGAGGCCGTCCGGGATGCCGCGGAGTTCGCCGAAGAGGTCGACCTGATGGTCCTCGATAGCGCCACGGGCTTCTACCGGCTCCAACGTGGCGAGGATGCCGAGGGCGGCGACTCGCTGCGGGCAGTCGCCCGACAGGTCACCCAACTGCTGTCGCTGGCACGAAAACACGATATCGCGGTCGTCATTACGAATCAGGTGTACTCTGATCCCGACACTGACCAGACGCGGGCGTTGGGAGGCCATACCCTCGAACACTGGACCGGCGTTGTGGTTCGGCTCGACCGGTTCCGCGGCGGTAACCGCCGGGCCACACTGGAAAAACATCGGGCCAAAGCCGCAGGCGAGAAAGCGACGTTCAAGATTACCGATTCGGGACTGGTCAGCGGCGACGCGCCCTGA